Proteins encoded by one window of Bauldia sp.:
- a CDS encoding YggS family pyridoxal phosphate-dependent enzyme, translating to MSATDNLADIRRRIAAAEKAAGRAAGSVRLIAVSKTFEADAIRPAIGAGQRVFGENRVQEAAGKWPALRAETAGIELHLIGPLQSNKAGEAVALFDAIHTIDRDKIAGAVAAEMRKQGRMLRLLVQVNTGEEAQKAGVAPAEVDAFVTRCREVHGLAVDGLMCIPPVDAVVAPHFALLAKIARRLGLASLSMGMSGDFETAIAMGATDVRVGSAVFGERSAIVVG from the coding sequence ATGAGCGCGACCGATAATCTTGCGGACATTCGCCGGCGCATCGCTGCTGCCGAAAAGGCGGCCGGGCGGGCGGCGGGCTCGGTGCGGCTGATCGCGGTTTCCAAGACTTTCGAGGCGGATGCGATCCGGCCGGCGATCGGGGCGGGGCAGCGGGTGTTCGGCGAGAACCGGGTGCAGGAGGCCGCCGGCAAATGGCCCGCGCTGCGGGCTGAGACGGCAGGGATTGAGCTGCATCTGATCGGGCCGCTGCAATCGAACAAGGCGGGCGAGGCGGTGGCGCTGTTTGACGCGATCCACACGATCGATCGGGACAAGATCGCCGGGGCGGTGGCGGCCGAGATGCGTAAGCAGGGGCGGATGCTCAGGCTGCTGGTGCAGGTCAACACTGGCGAGGAGGCGCAGAAGGCCGGCGTCGCGCCGGCGGAGGTCGATGCGTTCGTGACGCGCTGCCGCGAGGTGCATGGGCTCGCGGTGGATGGGCTGATGTGCATTCCGCCGGTCGATGCGGTGGTGGCGCCGCATTTTGCTTTGCTGGCGAAGATTGCGCGGCGGCTGGGATTGGCCTCGCTGTCGATGGGAATGAGCGGGGATTTCGAGACGGCGATCGCGATGGGGGCGACGGACGTGCGGGTGGGGAGCGCGGTGTTTGGGGAGCGCTCGGCGATCGTTGTTGGCTAA
- a CDS encoding cyclic nucleotide-binding domain-containing protein, with translation MSLDGDISLLKRVPLFADLPTEQLRLIAFSAVRLELVAGQVLFRAGAKAPCGYVVSSGKLEMTVGEGAKIEVVATAEAGTLVGEVALFIETKRPATATALVPSQVIEIDRKLITRMLNEYPQIALKMRATLTDRLTATIFDLGKVRQTLARIDRMAPPPRRSG, from the coding sequence ATGAGCCTCGACGGCGATATCTCGCTCCTCAAACGGGTGCCGCTGTTTGCCGATTTGCCGACGGAGCAATTGCGGCTGATCGCGTTCTCGGCGGTGCGGCTGGAGCTGGTCGCGGGGCAGGTGCTGTTCCGCGCCGGGGCGAAGGCGCCGTGCGGCTACGTCGTCTCCAGCGGCAAGCTCGAGATGACGGTGGGCGAGGGTGCCAAGATCGAGGTCGTGGCAACGGCCGAGGCGGGGACGCTCGTCGGCGAGGTGGCGCTGTTCATCGAGACGAAGCGGCCGGCGACGGCGACGGCGCTGGTTCCGAGCCAGGTGATCGAGATCGACCGGAAACTGATCACGCGCATGCTGAACGAATACCCGCAGATCGCGCTGAAGATGCGGGCGACGCTGACCGACCGGCTGACGGCGACGATCTTCGATCTCGGCAAGGTGCGGCAGACGCTGGCGCGGATCGACCGGATGGCGCCGCCGCCGCGGCGGTCGGGGTAG
- a CDS encoding DNA translocase FtsK 4TM domain-containing protein produces the protein MRSSQRTPARSLPFSLAADGTIRRLIRRNLSAILGLTVLALAAAFAASLATWAVDDPSFSHATDHATRNILGFPGAVIADLLTQLLGLAASLFLIPPVIWAWRAVFATPSRFNWKTLITWLAATLAATVALATLPTLHSWPLPTGLGGVLGDLLMKLPAMAIGHAPARLSALAVGTLSAALAALLALHACGLILQFDGGAKDDPVPAVRLSARVAITEDEFDDEDEDADAPADDDEDFDDNEDEEDDDRPSRMALVAGVVTHVGMSLAAALRRRIQNRRRASLRARMDEENFRNGRVEPRMGADGEWHETESAMDDMDNADLPEIEMDDDEAPVAPKKKKAKAPAAPVVKKSKAYKAPKFELPALDLLAEPKPGERKMTITPAQLEANARTLEGVLDDFGVKGEIINAHPGPVVTLYELEPAPGIKSARVIGLADDIARSMSAIACRVAVIPGKNAIGIELPNAKRETVYLRELLSADEFGESKARLGLCLGKNIGGEPVIADLARMPHLLVAGTTGSGKSVSINTMILSLLYRWTPAECRMIMIDPKMLELSIYDGIPHLLTPVVTDPKKAVVALKWTVREMEDRYRKMSKLGVRNVDGYNARLAQALAKGETLYRTIQTGFDQDTGEAIYEKEALSLDPMPFIVVVIDEMADLMMVAGKDIEGAVQRLAQMARAAGIHVVMATQRPSVDVITGTIKANFPTRISFQVTSKIDSRTILGEQGAEQLLGQGDMLYMMGGGRITRVHGPFVSDKEVEEVVAHLKSQGAPEYLTAVTIDTDAEASGGSDGALFDGEGGEESNDLYDKAVAIVLRDRKASTSYIQRRLGIGYNKAASIIEKMEQEGVVGPANHAGKRDILVPEDEEAAFR, from the coding sequence ATGCGTAGCTCCCAGCGTACCCCTGCCCGCTCGTTGCCCTTTTCGCTGGCCGCCGACGGCACTATCCGCCGCCTGATCCGCAGGAACCTCAGCGCCATCCTCGGCCTGACGGTGCTGGCGCTGGCCGCCGCCTTCGCCGCCAGCCTCGCCACCTGGGCGGTGGACGACCCGAGCTTCAGCCACGCCACCGATCACGCCACCCGCAACATCCTGGGCTTCCCCGGTGCCGTCATCGCCGATCTGCTGACCCAGTTGCTCGGCCTCGCCGCCTCGCTGTTCCTCATCCCGCCGGTCATCTGGGCCTGGCGCGCCGTCTTCGCGACACCCAGCCGCTTCAACTGGAAGACGCTGATCACGTGGCTCGCCGCGACGCTCGCCGCCACCGTCGCGCTCGCCACCTTGCCGACCCTCCACTCATGGCCGCTGCCGACCGGCCTCGGCGGCGTCCTCGGCGACCTGCTGATGAAGCTCCCGGCGATGGCGATCGGCCACGCCCCCGCCCGCCTCTCCGCCCTCGCCGTCGGCACGCTGTCCGCCGCCCTCGCCGCGCTGCTGGCGCTCCACGCCTGCGGCCTGATCCTGCAGTTCGACGGCGGCGCCAAGGACGACCCGGTCCCCGCCGTCCGCCTCTCCGCTCGCGTCGCCATCACCGAGGATGAATTCGACGACGAAGACGAAGACGCCGATGCGCCGGCCGACGACGACGAAGACTTCGACGATAACGAGGATGAGGAGGACGACGACCGCCCGTCCCGCATGGCGCTGGTTGCCGGCGTCGTCACCCACGTCGGCATGAGCCTCGCCGCCGCGCTCCGCCGCCGCATCCAGAACCGCCGCCGCGCCTCCCTCCGCGCCCGCATGGACGAGGAAAACTTCCGCAACGGCCGCGTCGAGCCGCGCATGGGCGCCGACGGAGAATGGCACGAGACCGAATCGGCCATGGACGACATGGACAACGCAGACCTGCCCGAGATCGAGATGGACGACGACGAGGCCCCGGTCGCGCCGAAGAAGAAAAAGGCGAAGGCCCCCGCCGCGCCGGTCGTCAAGAAGTCCAAGGCCTACAAGGCCCCGAAATTCGAGCTGCCGGCGCTGGATCTGCTCGCCGAGCCGAAGCCCGGCGAACGCAAGATGACCATCACCCCGGCGCAGCTCGAGGCGAACGCCCGCACGCTGGAAGGCGTGCTCGACGACTTCGGCGTCAAGGGCGAGATCATCAACGCCCACCCCGGCCCGGTCGTCACGCTTTACGAGCTCGAGCCCGCGCCCGGCATCAAGTCGGCCCGCGTCATCGGCCTCGCCGACGACATCGCCCGCTCGATGTCGGCCATCGCCTGCCGCGTCGCCGTCATCCCCGGCAAGAACGCCATCGGCATCGAGCTGCCCAACGCCAAGCGCGAGACCGTGTATCTCCGCGAGCTGCTGTCGGCCGACGAGTTCGGAGAATCGAAGGCCCGCCTCGGCCTCTGCCTCGGCAAGAACATCGGCGGCGAGCCGGTGATCGCCGACCTCGCCCGCATGCCGCACCTGCTCGTCGCCGGCACCACCGGCTCGGGCAAGTCCGTCTCGATCAACACCATGATCCTGTCGCTGCTCTACCGGTGGACCCCGGCCGAGTGCCGCATGATCATGATCGACCCGAAGATGCTCGAACTGTCGATCTATGACGGCATTCCGCATCTCCTGACGCCGGTCGTCACCGACCCGAAGAAGGCCGTGGTCGCGCTCAAGTGGACGGTCCGCGAGATGGAGGACCGCTACCGCAAGATGTCCAAGCTCGGCGTGCGTAACGTCGACGGCTACAACGCCCGCCTGGCGCAGGCGCTGGCCAAGGGCGAGACGCTCTACCGCACCATCCAGACCGGCTTCGACCAGGACACCGGCGAGGCGATCTACGAGAAGGAAGCCCTGTCGCTCGATCCGATGCCGTTCATCGTCGTCGTCATCGACGAGATGGCCGACCTGATGATGGTCGCCGGCAAGGACATCGAGGGCGCCGTCCAGCGCCTCGCCCAGATGGCCCGCGCCGCCGGCATCCACGTCGTGATGGCGACGCAGCGCCCGTCGGTCGATGTCATCACCGGCACCATCAAGGCGAACTTCCCGACCCGCATCTCCTTCCAGGTCACCTCCAAGATCGACTCGCGCACCATCCTCGGCGAGCAGGGCGCCGAGCAGCTCCTCGGCCAGGGCGACATGCTCTACATGATGGGCGGCGGCCGCATCACCCGCGTCCACGGCCCCTTCGTCTCCGACAAGGAAGTCGAGGAAGTCGTCGCGCATCTGAAATCGCAGGGCGCGCCGGAGTACCTCACCGCGGTCACCATCGACACCGACGCCGAGGCGAGCGGCGGCAGCGACGGCGCCTTGTTCGACGGCGAGGGCGGCGAGGAATCCAACGACCTCTACGACAAGGCCGTCGCCATCGTTCTCCGCGACCGCAAGGCCTCGACCAGCTACATCCAGCGCCGTCTCGGCATCGGCTACAACAAGGCCGCCTCGATCATCGAAAAGATGGAGCAGGAGGGCGTCGTCGGCCCCGCCAACCACGCCGGCAAGCGCGACATCCTCGTGCCTGAAGACGAGGAAGCCGCGTTCCGTTAA
- a CDS encoding L,D-transpeptidase family protein → MTARAPFSHLLVRNGTLAAGPLRARCAVGRAGITSHKREGDGATPRGTFRLLAALYRPDRLPRPVTSLPLTAIDPNAGWCDDPADRNYNRAVRLPYQARHENLWRTDHLYDVVVVLDYNIDPVVPGAGSAIFLHLGHKDFAPTSGCIVVSLETMRQLLPRLSRETMVEVR, encoded by the coding sequence ATGACCGCCCGCGCCCCGTTTTCCCATCTCCTGGTACGGAACGGCACGCTCGCCGCCGGCCCCCTCCGCGCCCGCTGCGCCGTCGGCCGCGCCGGCATCACCAGCCACAAGCGCGAAGGCGACGGCGCCACCCCGCGCGGCACCTTCCGCCTCCTCGCCGCCCTCTATCGCCCCGACAGATTGCCGCGACCGGTAACCTCGCTGCCGCTCACCGCGATCGACCCGAACGCCGGCTGGTGCGACGACCCCGCCGACCGCAACTACAACCGCGCCGTCCGTCTCCCCTACCAAGCAAGGCACGAAAACCTCTGGCGCACGGACCACCTCTACGACGTGGTCGTGGTGCTCGACTACAACATCGACCCAGTCGTGCCCGGCGCCGGCAGCGCGATCTTCCTCCACCTCGGCCACAAGGATTTCGCCCCGACCTCGGGCTGCATCGTGGTGTCGCTGGAGACTATGCGGCAGCTTCTCCCGCGCCTCAGCCGCGAGACGATGGTAGAGGTGCGCTGA
- a CDS encoding response regulator transcription factor, translating into MPARRILVVDDDDVLRDGLVEQLSLYEEFEVLQDSTAAKGVARARAEPLDLVIMDVGLPDMDGREAVKLLRKGGFKAPVIMLTGQDSESDTILGLEAGANDYVTKPFRFAVLLARIRAQLRQHEQSEDAVFTIGHYTFRPSAKMLVDEKGGKIRLTEKETAILKFLYRAGEKVITRDVLLHEVWGYNSGVTTHTLETHIYRLRQKIERDPSKAELLVTEAGGYKLVP; encoded by the coding sequence ATGCCCGCACGCAGAATTCTGGTCGTCGATGACGACGATGTGCTTCGCGACGGACTCGTCGAGCAGCTCTCGCTCTACGAGGAGTTCGAGGTGCTGCAGGATTCGACCGCCGCCAAGGGCGTGGCGCGGGCGCGGGCGGAGCCGCTCGATCTCGTCATCATGGACGTCGGTCTGCCGGACATGGACGGGCGCGAGGCGGTGAAGCTTCTGCGCAAGGGCGGCTTCAAGGCTCCGGTGATCATGCTGACCGGGCAGGACTCGGAGTCGGACACGATTCTCGGACTGGAAGCCGGCGCCAACGACTATGTGACGAAGCCGTTCCGCTTCGCCGTGCTGCTGGCGCGCATCCGCGCGCAGCTTCGCCAGCACGAGCAGAGCGAGGACGCGGTCTTCACCATCGGGCACTACACCTTCCGGCCGAGCGCCAAGATGCTGGTCGACGAGAAGGGCGGCAAGATCCGCCTGACCGAGAAGGAAACGGCGATACTCAAGTTCCTCTATCGCGCCGGCGAGAAGGTCATCACCCGCGACGTGCTGCTGCACGAGGTGTGGGGCTACAATTCCGGCGTCACCACGCACACGCTCGAGACGCACATCTACCGCCTGCGCCAGAAGATCGAGCGCGATCCGTCCAAGGCCGAGCTGCTGGTGACCGAGGCCGGCGGCTACAAGCTCGTTCCGTGA
- a CDS encoding GIY-YIG nuclease family protein — MTNTLPPSCNPGMHFYVYIVTNRPYGTLYIGVTNDIARRAWEHREGIVAGFTKRYGLKLLIHVEIFDSISEAIHRERRLKTWNRAWRIALIEKENPNWDDLYPTLLE; from the coding sequence TTGACGAACACGCTGCCGCCATCGTGCAATCCCGGCATGCACTTCTACGTCTACATCGTGACCAACCGCCCCTACGGCACGCTGTATATCGGCGTCACGAACGACATCGCCCGCCGCGCCTGGGAACACCGCGAGGGAATCGTCGCGGGCTTCACTAAACGCTACGGGCTCAAGCTCCTCATCCATGTCGAAATTTTCGACAGCATCTCCGAAGCGATCCACCGCGAAAGGCGCCTGAAAACCTGGAATCGCGCCTGGAGGATCGCGTTGATCGAAAAGGAAAACCCGAACTGGGATGACCTCTATCCTACGCTGCTGGAATAG
- a CDS encoding outer membrane lipoprotein carrier protein LolA, with amino-acid sequence MQRFKAHAAVAAIAVLAAATLPAFAAGDPVPLPHLRPAYAGTGNAAGAASTAARPNVQVPINPNSPFSPSQQIALANISAYFNSFALLEGDFIQIGPNGEQSEGVFFMRKPGKIRFHYNPPAKLDVISDGSTVAIKDGRSGTQDMYPLSKTPLRYLLSPNIDLTSSSLVSQVQEEADLIMVTIVQRGAFAEGTLTLTFDKKTYELRQWQVTDAQGLNTSVAIFNTTAGKQQTDPNLYRVVPQ; translated from the coding sequence GTGCAGAGATTTAAGGCCCACGCCGCCGTCGCCGCGATTGCCGTGCTTGCCGCAGCGACCTTGCCGGCGTTCGCCGCCGGCGATCCCGTGCCGCTGCCGCATCTCCGCCCCGCCTACGCCGGCACCGGCAACGCCGCCGGCGCGGCCAGCACCGCCGCACGCCCCAACGTGCAGGTGCCGATCAATCCGAACTCGCCCTTCAGCCCGTCGCAGCAGATCGCGCTCGCCAACATCAGCGCCTACTTCAATTCGTTCGCGCTGCTCGAAGGCGACTTCATCCAGATCGGCCCCAACGGCGAACAGTCCGAGGGCGTCTTCTTCATGCGCAAGCCGGGCAAGATCCGCTTCCACTACAACCCGCCGGCCAAGCTCGACGTGATTTCCGACGGCTCCACCGTCGCGATCAAGGACGGCCGCAGCGGCACGCAGGACATGTACCCGCTGTCCAAGACGCCGCTCCGCTATCTGCTGTCGCCCAACATCGACCTGACATCGTCAAGCCTCGTCAGCCAGGTGCAGGAGGAAGCCGATCTGATCATGGTCACGATCGTGCAGAGAGGCGCCTTCGCCGAAGGCACGCTGACCCTTACCTTCGACAAGAAGACCTACGAACTGCGCCAGTGGCAGGTGACCGACGCGCAGGGCCTCAACACATCGGTAGCGATTTTCAACACCACCGCCGGCAAGCAGCAGACCGACCCGAACCTCTACCGGGTCGTCCCGCAGTAG